In Natronoarchaeum philippinense, a single window of DNA contains:
- a CDS encoding S1C family serine protease has protein sequence MGDTPLDRRAFLATGASAVVAALAGCNSQPSATTAAPQSQESPSNDSSPSDSPYTDVYEAVADSIVLIRAGSGQGTGFVYDQQHLITNAHVVGGASSVDVQYAGGSWAQGDVVGVDPHSDLAVVGVEDRPDDAAPLPLVQGQATVGQEVVVIGNPYSLDGTVTTGIVSGVNRSIPAPSGFRIPDAIQTDAAVNPGNSGGPLVSLDGEVLAVVNSGGGDNIAFGISAPLVHRVVPRLIESGEYNHPYLGASFTPVTPNIAAANELDRPDGIFVLTVTQGGPADGVLQGASDVTRVDGVRVPVGGDIVVGVDGNDIATPEDLRSYLALNTSPGETIRCRIRRNGAEQTVEIELGIRPERPTGVV, from the coding sequence ATGGGAGACACCCCCCTCGATCGGCGGGCGTTCCTCGCGACCGGTGCCAGTGCAGTGGTGGCAGCGTTGGCCGGCTGTAACTCACAGCCGTCGGCCACTACTGCGGCGCCCCAGTCCCAAGAATCGCCCTCAAACGACAGTTCACCGTCGGACAGCCCGTACACCGATGTGTACGAGGCGGTCGCTGATTCGATCGTCCTGATCCGTGCCGGCAGCGGCCAAGGGACGGGGTTCGTCTACGATCAACAGCACCTCATCACCAACGCGCACGTCGTCGGCGGCGCAAGTTCGGTCGACGTGCAGTACGCCGGCGGATCGTGGGCACAAGGCGACGTGGTCGGTGTCGACCCCCACAGCGATCTCGCGGTGGTCGGCGTCGAGGACCGGCCCGACGACGCAGCGCCGCTCCCGCTCGTGCAGGGACAAGCGACGGTCGGACAGGAGGTCGTCGTGATCGGTAATCCCTACTCGCTCGACGGAACCGTCACGACCGGCATCGTCAGCGGCGTCAATCGCTCGATTCCGGCGCCCTCTGGCTTTCGCATCCCCGACGCGATCCAGACCGACGCGGCGGTCAACCCTGGTAACAGCGGCGGTCCGCTGGTCTCGCTCGACGGCGAAGTGCTCGCCGTCGTCAACTCCGGCGGCGGCGACAACATCGCCTTCGGCATCTCGGCGCCGCTTGTCCACCGCGTCGTTCCCCGCTTGATCGAGTCGGGAGAATACAACCACCCCTACCTCGGCGCGTCGTTCACGCCGGTCACGCCCAACATCGCGGCGGCGAACGAACTCGACCGACCGGACGGTATCTTCGTCCTCACCGTCACGCAGGGCGGGCCGGCAGACGGCGTCCTCCAAGGAGCGAGCGACGTAACGCGCGTCGATGGCGTCCGCGTCCCGGTCGGCGGTGACATCGTCGTCGGCGTCGACGGCAACGATATCGCCACCCCAGAGGACCTCCGGAGCTATCTGGCGCTGAACACGAGCCCCGGTGAAACGATACGGTGTCGGATCCGTCGCAACGGCGCCGAGCAGACCGTCGAGATCGAACTCGGTATCCGACCCGAACGGCCGACAGGCGTGGTGTGA
- a CDS encoding DUF7331 family protein — MTPVSDHAAAGQWDSATTGASQPQGTETVERYETDDGTVFFDAQNPLAWMEASVTLSLAEQV, encoded by the coding sequence GTGACGCCAGTGTCAGACCACGCAGCAGCCGGCCAGTGGGACAGCGCGACGACCGGAGCGAGCCAGCCCCAAGGCACCGAGACCGTCGAGCGCTACGAGACCGACGACGGGACGGTGTTTTTCGACGCGCAGAATCCGCTCGCGTGGATGGAGGCCTCGGTGACGCTCTCTCTCGCCGAGCAGGTGTAG
- a CDS encoding DUF7346 family protein has product MRTVRDETGKRYVLLKESGDSSLVRDPETGQERYIENDTLDPVDGETPLETAASGIPESVRRVVSGVHDEAGLGLLADLADRGPVAVRDMLGAYDQCESDLHGRLAELRAAGLIEEATVAGERGYDATETTREALNALRE; this is encoded by the coding sequence ATGCGAACGGTTCGAGACGAGACCGGCAAGCGCTACGTTCTTCTCAAAGAGTCCGGCGACAGCAGCCTCGTTCGGGATCCGGAGACCGGCCAAGAGCGGTACATCGAGAACGACACGCTCGACCCCGTCGACGGGGAGACGCCGCTGGAAACTGCTGCGAGCGGAATTCCGGAGTCGGTTCGGCGCGTCGTCTCCGGCGTCCACGACGAGGCCGGACTGGGCCTGCTGGCCGATCTGGCCGACCGCGGGCCGGTCGCCGTCCGCGACATGCTCGGCGCCTACGACCAGTGCGAGAGCGATCTCCACGGCCGGCTGGCCGAGCTTCGCGCGGCGGGACTGATCGAAGAAGCGACGGTCGCGGGCGAGCGGGGCTACGATGCCACCGAGACGACGCGGGAAGCCCTCAACGCGCTGCGCGAGTAG
- a CDS encoding HpcH/HpaI aldolase/citrate lyase family protein — MTRRSLLFTPGDREAMLRKAPTTGADIIAFDLEDAVAPADKDDARQTVADVLTDPSFDPDCEVFVRTNPLPEGRTDLAVVLDDSEAVLDGLIVPKASSAASVTELADAAAEHGRELPVLALVESAAGVLAAPEIAAATPTDGLLFGAEDLAADLGATRTSGGTEVLYARERVVAAARAAGVDAIDTLYTAIDDEDGLREDAAFARQLGYDGKMAIHPAQVDPIHDAMTPDAEQIEWARRVLDARPASNTVVYEVDGEMIDAPLIRQAERILSRVPDDESDTGQ, encoded by the coding sequence ATGACCCGCAGGAGCCTGTTGTTCACGCCGGGCGACCGCGAGGCAATGTTGCGCAAGGCGCCGACGACGGGAGCCGACATCATCGCGTTCGATCTCGAAGACGCCGTCGCACCCGCCGACAAAGATGACGCCCGACAGACGGTCGCCGACGTACTGACGGATCCGTCGTTCGACCCCGACTGCGAAGTGTTCGTTCGTACAAATCCACTTCCCGAGGGCAGGACCGATCTGGCGGTCGTCCTCGACGACTCCGAGGCAGTGCTCGATGGCCTGATCGTACCGAAGGCGTCGAGCGCCGCGTCGGTGACGGAACTTGCCGACGCGGCTGCCGAGCACGGCCGCGAACTGCCCGTACTTGCGCTCGTCGAATCCGCCGCAGGCGTGCTAGCAGCGCCCGAAATCGCCGCGGCGACGCCGACGGACGGCCTGCTCTTTGGCGCAGAAGATTTGGCCGCGGATCTGGGGGCAACCCGAACCAGCGGGGGGACGGAGGTACTGTACGCCCGCGAGCGCGTCGTCGCCGCCGCGCGGGCAGCTGGCGTCGACGCGATCGACACGCTCTACACCGCGATCGACGACGAAGACGGACTCCGCGAAGACGCCGCGTTCGCCCGCCAGTTGGGCTACGACGGGAAGATGGCGATCCATCCAGCACAGGTTGATCCGATTCACGACGCGATGACGCCCGACGCCGAGCAGATTGAGTGGGCCCGCCGCGTTCTGGACGCGCGTCCAGCGTCCAACACCGTGGTGTACGAGGTCGACGGCGAGATGATCGACGCTCCCTTGATTCGGCAGGCAGAACGCATTCTCTCGCGCGTTCCCGACGACGAATCGGATACCGGTCAGTAA
- a CDS encoding DUF7322 domain-containing protein, protein MVFDERADEEPEEPDPEADLELGPDIPTPPEAPPASEASEELQKMFWSVVVLLNMAILAASLGVMYIVFRGRLQLGGGLLLVGLLGGAHAYRIYRRYEYG, encoded by the coding sequence GTGGTATTCGACGAACGAGCGGACGAGGAACCCGAGGAGCCCGACCCGGAGGCCGATCTGGAGCTCGGGCCCGACATTCCGACGCCGCCCGAGGCACCTCCAGCGTCGGAAGCCTCCGAGGAGCTCCAGAAGATGTTCTGGAGCGTCGTCGTCCTGCTGAATATGGCGATTCTGGCGGCCAGCCTCGGCGTCATGTACATCGTCTTCCGCGGACGCCTCCAGTTGGGCGGGGGGCTGCTCTTAGTGGGACTGCTCGGCGGCGCCCACGCCTACCGCATCTACAGGCGCTACGAGTACGGATAG